A portion of the Tachysurus fulvidraco isolate hzauxx_2018 chromosome 8, HZAU_PFXX_2.0, whole genome shotgun sequence genome contains these proteins:
- the rhbdf1b gene encoding inactive rhomboid protein 1 isoform X2, with translation MSMAETDEESSSQQRKKPPWHYLDFPNPQGPTEDLNNYILPWARNSLYLRSASVPTENIQLRFPVVDPYTSRRPSVLRKPSLSQTIRSPTEKRVRFEQMSTVLVNGQCSSRLEATRRQSLPHIVLRGTADWFGVSKDIDSTLKWQRKSLRHCNQRYGKLKPQVLREMDLPSQDNISITSTETPPPLYVPPVHHGMQKIVDPLARGRAFRNMDDMDAFNGTQTPGAVSLCSLTSSRSGFNRLPHRRKRESVAKMGFRAAAALMKGRSMKDGTMRRVHRRSFAVNSFMEDDTGEFLDELDTSFFTRDGLVQEELSTYADDVFESPSEAAIRENDANKVPCETDLTGSALGKPELERSHLMLPLERGWRKGRDSSLVQPKVRLRQEVVCASGQRRGHRITVPVTKLFTREKRPYGLGIVGRLTNRTYRKRIDSYVKRQIEDMNNHRPFFTYWITFVHLLITILSVSIYGIAPIGFSQHETVDSVLRNKGIYENVKYVQQENFWVGPNSVALIHLGAKFSPCMRQDQEVHDLIQEKREKERHSACCVRNDQSGCLQTSQQECSSTLAVWVKWPQHTSVPYLNGKLRKYGSVCHQDPRTCLEPASVSPHEWPDDITKWPICTRHNSGNHTNLPHIDCVITGRPCCIGTKGRCEITSREYCDFMKGYFHEEATLCSQVHCMDDVCGLLPFLNPEVPDQFYRLWLSLFLHAGILHCLVSVCFQMTILRDLEKLAGWLRISIIYILSGITGNLASAIFLPYRAEVGPAGSQFGILACLFVELFQSWQILARPWRAFIKLLCVVLFLFGVGLLPWIDNFAHICGFISGFFLSFAFLPYISFGRMDTYRKRCQILVSLTVFLGIFSSFVVLFYVYPVKCEWCELLTCIPLTDKFCEKYDLNAHLH, from the exons ATGAGCATGGCTGAAACTGATGAGGAGAGCAGCAGTCAGCAGCGGAAGAAGCCACCATGGCATTATCTGGATTTCCCCAACCCACAGGGCCCAACAGAGGATCTAAACAACTACATACTG CCTTGGGCACGTAACAGTCTGTATCTGCGCAGTGCCAGCGTGCCCACAGAAAACATCCAGCTCAGATTCCCAGTTGTGGATCCCTACACATCTCGAAGACCCTCAGTACTGCGCAAACCTTCCCTTTCACAGACCATCAGGAG CCCTACAGAGAAGAGGGTACGATTTGAGCAGATGAGCACAGTGTTGGTTAATGGCCAATGCTCCTCTCGGCTGGAGGCCACCAGGCGCCAGTCGCTACCCCATATTGTCCTCAG GGGCACAGCAGACTGGTTTGGGGTCAGTAAAGACATCGACAGCACCCTGAAATGGCAGAGGAAGAGCTTACGCCACTGCAACCAGCGTTATGGCAAGTTAAAGCCACAAGTGCTCCGAGAGATGGACCTGCCCAGCCAAGACAACATCTCCATAACAAGCACAGAAACTCCACCACCTCTTTATGTCCCTCCAGTGCACCATGGCATGCAGAAG ATTGTGGACCCACTGGCTCGGGGCCGAGCCTTTCGGAACATGGACGATATGGATGCTTTCAATGGAACGCAAACTCCTGGAGCTGTCTCCCTGTGCTCTCTCACCAGTTCTCGTTCTGGTTTCAACCGGCTTCCACACAGGCGAAAGAGAGAGTCTGTAGCCAAAATGGGCTTCAGAGCAGCTGCAGCTCTCATGAAG GGTCGTTCCATGAAAGATGGCACTATGCGACGAGTACACAGACGGAGCTTCGCTGTAAACAGCTTCATGGAAGATGACACAGGAGAATTCCTAGATGAACTGGACACCTCCTTTTTTACAAGG gatggaCTGGTACAGGAGGAATTATCCACATATGCAGACGACGTGTTTGAGTCACCCTCTGAGGCTGCCATTCGTGAGAATGATGCAAACAAAGTGCCCTGTGAGACAGATTTAACAGGCAGCGCCCTGGGAAAGCCAGAGTTAGAAAGGAGTCACCTAATGCT GCCACTTGAGAGGGGCTGGAGGAAAGGCAGGGATAGCTCTCTGGTCCAACCTAAAGTGCGCTTACGCCAGGAAGTCGTGTGCGCGAGCGGCCAGAGACGGGGACATAGGATCACGGTGCCTGTTACAAAGCTCTTTACCCGTGAGAAACGTCCTTATGGCCTTGGCATAGTGGGAAGGCTGACCAACCGCACATACCGCAAGCGCATTGACAGCTATGTGAAGAGACAAATAGAAGACATGAACAACCACAG GCCTTTCTTCACATATTGGATAACATTTGTTCACTTGCTCATCACCATCCTGTCAGTTTCCATTTATGGCATTGCACCTATTGGCTTCTCTCAACACGAAACTGTAGATTCT GTTTTAAGAAATAAAGGCATTTATGAGAATGTCAAGTATGTGCAGCAAGAGAATTTCTGGGTTGGACCGAACTCG GTGGCACTGATACATTTGGGAGCCAAATTTTCACCATGTATGCGCCAAGACCAGGAGGTGCATGACCTGATccaggagaagagagagaaagagcgccACTCAGCCTGCTGCGTCCGAAATGATCAATCAGGCTGCTTGCAGACCTCTCAACAAGAGTGTTCA AGTACATTGGCTGTCTGGGTAAAGTGGCCCCAGCACACAAGTGTTCCATATCTAAATGGCAAATTACGCAAGTACGGCTCAGTTTGTCACCAAGACCCAAG GACGTGTCTGGAGCCAGcctctgtctcacctcatgagTGGCCTGATGACATCACCAAGTGGCca ATCTGCACCAGGCACAACAGCGGAAACCACACCAACCTGCCACACATAGACTGTGTGATCACAGGCCGGCCATGCTGCATTGGAACCAAAGGAAG GTGTGAAATCACATCCAGAGAATACTGTGACTTTATGAAGGGTTATTTTCACGAAGAGGCTACGCTTTGCTCCCAG GTGCACTGCATGGATGATGTGTGTGGCCTTCTGCCATTTCTCAACCCAGAGGTCCCAGATCAGTTCTATCGCCTGTGGCTGTCTCTCTTCTTGCATGCTGG GATTCTGCACTGTCTGGTGTCTGTGTGCTTCCAAATGACCATCCTGAGAGATTTGGAAAAACTAGCAGGGTGGCTTCGAATATCCATCATCTACATCCTCAGTGGCATTACAGGCAACTTGGCCAGTGCCATATTTCTTCCTTACAGAGCTGAG GTTGGTCCAGCAGGCTCTCAGTTCGGCATCCTTGCCTGTCTGTTTGTAGAGCTGTTCCAGAGCTGGCAGATCCTGGCGCGACCGTGGCGGGCCTTCATCAAGCTGCTGTGTGTGGTTCTCTTCCTTTTCGGAGTTGGCTTGCTGCCATGGATTGATAACTTCGCCCACATTTGTGGCTTCATCTCAGGCTTCTTCCTCTCCTTCGCATTTTTGCCTTACATCAGCTTTGGCCGAATGGACACGTACCGCAAGCGCTGCCAGATATTGGTCTCGCTCACAGTCTTTCTGGGAATCTTCTCAAGCTTTGTGGTGCTCTTCTATGTGTATCCAGTCAAGTGTGAATGGTGCGAGCTGCTTACCTGCATACCTCTGACGGACAAGTTCTGTGAGAAATATGACCTCAATGCTCACCTCCACTGA